In Aspergillus fumigatus Af293 chromosome 4, whole genome shotgun sequence, one genomic interval encodes:
- a CDS encoding HMG-box domain-containing protein: MATAAATARFVQPPSPPQSTDGDLASQQCGMLNSLYCSQNPFVTSSLPCSAEAANSELNPQAMTYGPSSSPRYVSHEYSTPLPLQHTMPPSDSQINTPPPTADEGVVPSKLEATPPRWPSSSALKLSPGKVRVAKPPRIRRRAKKASNRESKPKLPGPLSEVTKHLTNVPLRDMDSWVHRPKEVRHAEVAKKNGKVARPMNSFMLYRSAYAERTKEWFAQNNHQVVSEVAGDSWRIETPEIREKYEVLANVEKANHLKAHPGYKFSPSKEKKKRSETDDDQLTVDGGEMTSGSSPAFLQVRAVGSSEVDSNGWASRDSTPFDFPEHGLPTTTYYDSSWQTSHPSMSAPKPSSYLQQPIHPNLIGPPTEDSRFKHVGLQNIQFTSSTALAGLPGAAHHDLLQPQNNSGAGPDGQLDPQLLSLSDHSGQRAMYNHSHYAIWQEVPTSNCYVPVPSPLQSTYHVGATYHQGLQTLGDSRDTWDSINNETSFDASNGEFEHWINSQASGYA, encoded by the exons ATGGCCACTGCAGCTGCAACTGCAAGATTCGTccaacctccttctccccctcAGTCAACAGACGGAGATCTCGCTTCTCAACAGTGTGGCATGCTCAACTCGCTATATTGCTCCCAGAACCCCTTTGTCACATCTAGCTTGCCGTGCAGCGCTGAAGCTGCCAACAGTGAGCTCAATCCCCAAGCAATG ACCTACGGTCCTTCGTCGTCACCGCGATATGTCTCCCACGAGTATTCAACACCTCTACCACTACAACATACG ATGCCACCCTCAGATAGTCAGATCAATACGCCGCCTCCTACTGCAGACGAGGGAGTTGTTCCGAGCAAATTAGAAGCGACTCCTCCACgctggccatcttcatcagcctTGAAGCTTTCCCCTGGGAAAGTAAGAGTGGCTAAACCTCCCAGAATTAGGCGCCGAGCCAAGAAGGCGAGCAACCGGGAATCGAAACCTAAGCTACCTGGTCCTCTAAGTGAAGTTACCAAGCATTTGACAAATGTTCCCCTTAGAGACATGGACAGCTGGGTACATCGGCCCAAAGAGGTGCGCCACGCGGAGGTTGCCAAAAAGAATGGCAAAGTCGCCAGACCCATGAACTCGTTCATGCTTTACCGGTCCGCATACGCCGAGCGGACCAAGGAGTGGTTTGCACAGAATAACCACCAGGTCGTTTCAGAGGTCGCCGGCGACAGCTGGCGCATTGAAACGCCAGAGATTCGCGAGAAGTACGAGGTTCTCGCGAACGTCGAAAAGGCCAATCATCTCAAAGCACACCCAGGGTACAAGTTCTCTCCGtcgaaggaaaagaagaagagatcagaAACGGATGACGACCAGCTGACTGTGGATGGTGGCGAGATGACCTCTGGATCTAGCCCGGCGTTCCTCCAAGTTCGTGCTGTGGGTTCGTCTGAGGTCGACAGCAATGGCTGGGCCAGCCGCGACTCGACACCCTTCGACTTTCCAGAGCATGGGCTGCCCACAACGACATATTACGATTCCTCGTGGCAGACCAGTCATCCCAGCATGTCAGCTCCCAAGCCTTCTTCATACCTCCAGCAGCCAATACATCCAAACCTCATCGGCCCTCCTACTGAAGATTCTCGGTTCAAGCACGTTGGACTCCAGAACATTCAGTTCACCTCGTCGACTGCGCTGGCCGGGCTGCCTGGAGCCGCCCACCACGACCTTCTTCAGCCCCAGAACAATTCTGGAGCTGGACCCGATGGACAGCTGGATCCTCAGTTGCTGTCATTAAGCGACCACTCTGGTCAGCGTGCTATGTACAACCACTCACACTATGCGATCTGGCAAGAAGTCCCGACGAGTAACTGCTATGTCCCTGTTCCCTCTCCGCTGCAATCCACATACCATGTCGGCGCCACCTATCATCAAGGCTTGCAGACTCTAGGGGATAGCCGCGATACTTGGGATTCTATCAACAATGAGACCAGTTTTGATGCTTCCAATGGCGAATTTGAACACTGGATCAACTCTCAAGCATCTGGATATGCCTGA
- a CDS encoding DNA replication protein PSF1: MQLYQPDRINSSGDYRHTRPAHHQTHQNTAAIAPKILIILPSIHPFISHRCAQQTIMYGELGNKLVQHAKRTQSLVHLPPYQTELVRTVAREVRDLDRDVARLLEPFGGSFNPSADPATACALLVDHICTRRNKRCLLAYHRVRTEKLEELCWKGVDVLEQEQPNADEGAAAHGVVSSQAGTHSSLSPEEEEYFRQYSDMLAAYKGQWTDIDLTGSLEPPRDLFIDVRVLKDAGEIQTEYGVINLTKNSQLYVRQGDVERLIAQGFLERLG; the protein is encoded by the exons ATGCAATTGTACCAACCCGACAGAATAAACTCATCGGGCGACTATCGACACACGCGTCCGGCCCATCATCAGACGCATCAAAATACAGCAGCAATTGCACCTAAAATCCTCATCATtcttccatccatccatccattcaTCAGCCATCGTTGTGCTCAGCAAACGATCATGTACGGCGAACTCGGAAACAAACTG GTCCAACACGCCAAGCGCACGCAATCCCTCGTCCACCTCCCCCCCTACCAAACCGAACTGGTACGTACCGTCGCCCGCGAAGTCCGCGATCTCGACCGCGACGTCGCCCGCCTCCTCGAGCCCTTCGGCGGCAGCTTCAATCCTTCTGCGGACCCGGCGACGGCCTGCGCCCTACTAGTCGACCACATCTGCACGCGCCGCAACAAGCGCTGTCTCCTTGCGTATCACCGCGTGCGCacggagaagctggaggagctctgcTGGAAGGGGGTGGATGtgctggagcaggagcagccgAATGCCGACGAAGGGGCGGCGGCGCATGGGGTTGTGAGTTCGCAGGCGGGGACTCATAGCTCGTTGAGtcccgaggaggaggagtatTTCCGGCAGTATAGTGATATGTTGGCGGCCTATAAGGGGCAGTGGACGGACATTGATCTCACGGGGAGCTTGGAGCCACCGAGGGATCTGTTTATCGATGTGAGGGTCTTGAAGGATGCGGGGGAGATTCAGACGGAGTATGG GGTTATCAATTTGACGAAGAACAGTCAACTCTACGTTCGACAGGGCGATGTGGAACGGCTGATAGCACAAGGGTTCCTGGAGCGACTGGGTTGA
- a CDS encoding sulfate transporter family protein has translation MAVLPTFQDSSLRFMAGRASELRLGHSTIGPSKVPRGLREQTAELASFALSLPHERGSFPRSLDIFQSKRQTDVAAPSSSYTSTAGDLSIVEPEPIHAPATGSSVLTQMIRSPPSESVGDDTYHYGGKRCPKDAAGVENPRPVFNDGEGENTITERTSLLNKTAPSKPFHGYGVADDIERQYLLGEREQGGQPRALATIRSCLRLIASPKSWNGRAVWQQGVVYPASLLPSVFLGLLLNILDALSYGMILFPLGEPIFSDLGSDGISMFYVSTVIAQLVFSCGGSIFRGGIGSEMIEVVPFFHKMAMTILLRVGEDNPKSVLATTILAFSASSVLTGLVFFLMGTCKLGSLIGFFPRHILIGCIGGVGFFLMQTGVEVSARLSGSLELNGPTLQKLFHMDTFLLWMIPLFLAIAFLVLKRFVRSNFLVGGYFVTVGVVFYIVKFGARVSMDTLRSRGWVFDAPSSSNPWYHFYTLYDFSAVDWSAFVDTIPAMFALTFFGVLHVPINVPALGISTGEDNLSVDRELIAHGVTNALSGFAGSIQNYLVYTNSLLFIASGGNSRLAGIMLAFATMGILVVGPAIIGFIPVMVVGALIFMLGIELMEEALVDTWGKLHRLEYLTVVSIVVTMGAWDFVVGIFVGIILACVSFVVQTSRKSAIRATFSGKITGSTVRRPPIQQRFLKEAGQQTLIIKLAGYLFFGTIVSVESTMRGLIEEEAFERRPIRFLILDFSRVYGLDFSAAEAFTRINRILRRRNVQMTISGLDMTSEVGKSLQNVGLLASETGVEIFKDLNSALEFCENDYLKVFYSHREALIRKKSGSPPHLEVPVSQNQLQAAEGIVGSPRRLYLQQAATTTLREEETAAMASVAWSAMRQPLPLLLQTFQGLTTKNEDFWFRACPYFGRVCYAAGTVLFQEGDLPDGFYLLESGMLRAEYELPQGRYFELIVGGRPCGELPFFSETRRTATVKAEQDCVTWCLNADKWKQLREEEPEIAQELLTVSLKLTSERMDSITS, from the exons ATGGCAGTACTCCCGACATTTCAGGACTCGAGCCTTCGATTCATGGCGGGTCGAGCTTCAGAACTCCGACTCGGTCATTCTACCATCGGTCCTTCAAAGGTTCCCAGG GGTCTGAGAGAACAAACAGCTGAATTGGCTTCATTTGCGCTGTCGCTTCCTCACGAACGGGGCTCTTTTCCGCGAAGCCTGGATATCTTTCAATCGAAACGACAGACTGATGTCGCTGCACCCTCGTCAAGCTACACCAGCACTGCAGGAGATCTGTCTATTGTTGAACCGGAACCGATCCACGCTCCTGCTACCGGCTCCTCGGTATTGACTCAGATGATTCGCAGTCCTCCCTCGGAATCGGTCGGGGATGACACCTACCACTACGGAGGTAAGCGGTGCCCAAAAGACGCGGCTGGTGTGGAGAACCCACGGCCCGTGTTTAATGATGGCGAAGGAGAGAACACAATTACCGAACGGACATCGTTGCTGAATAAGACGGCGCCATCTAAACCATTCCATGGGTATGGGGTTGCAGACGACATTGAAAGACAGTACTTACTGGGAGAGCGCGAGCAGGGCGGACAGCCTCGCGCTCTAGCAACGATCAGAAGCTGTCTTCGTCTGATAGCAAGCCCAAAGTCTTGGAATGGGAGAGCAGTATGGCAGCAGGGGGTGGTTTACCCCGCCAGCCTGCTACCTTCTGTGTTCCTCGGACTACTGCTGAATATCCTCGATGCGCTCTCCTACGGAATGATACTGTTTCCACTTGGAGAGCCTATCTTCTCTGATCTGGGGTCAGACGGAATCTCGATGTTTTATGTCAGCACAGTCATTGCTCAGCTGGTCTTTTCATGCGGAGGGTCAATCTTCCGTGGCGGTATCGGGAGTGAAATGATTGAGGTTGTTCCATTCTTTCACAAGATGGCCATGACAATTCTACTTCGGGTTGGCGAGGACAATCCGAAATCTGTCCTCGCCACAACTATTCTCGCATTCTCCGCCAGTTCTGTCCTTACGGGACTTGTCTTTTTCCTGATGGGAACGTGCAAGCTTGGTTCTCTCATCGGGTTCTTCCCGCGTCATATTTTGATCGGATGCATTGGCGGTGTAGGATTCTTTCTGATGCAGACCGGTGTTGAGGTATCTGCTCGACTATCCGGGTCCCTGGAGCTTAACGGACCAACCTTGCAGAAGCTTTTTCATATGGATACATTCCTGCTTTGGATGATACCCTTGTTTCTTGCTATTGCTTTTCTTGTTCTGAAGCGCTTTGTGCGGTCCAATTTCCTTGTCGGTGGTTATTTCGTTACGGTAGGTGTGGTTTTTTATATCGTCAAATTCGGCGCAAGAGTATCTATGGATACCTTGCGTAGCAGAGGATGGGTCTTTGACGCTCCGTCGTCTTCCAACCCTTGGTATCACTTTTATACGCTCTACG ATTTTTCGGCCGTCGACTGGTCCGCATTCGTTGATACGATTCCAGCGATGTTCGCATTGACGTTCTTCGGAGTCCTTCACGTCCCAATCAATGTTCCGGCACTGGGTATATCGACTGGGGAGGACAATCTCAGTGTCGATCGTGAGCTCATCGCTCATGGCGTCACTAATGCACTGTCAGGTTTCGCGGGAAGCATACAG AACTACCTTGTATACACTAATAGCCTTCTTTTCATCGCCAGCGGTGGCAATTCTCGACTGGCAGGTATCATGCTCGCCTTTGCTACGATGGGTATTCTTGTCGTGGGCCCGGCGATTATTGGATTTATTCCAGTCATGGTTGTTGGAGCTCTCatcttcatgctgggcaTTGAGCTGATGGAAGAAGCTTTGGTCGACACGTGGGGGAAATTGCACCGGCTAGAATACTTGACA GTCGTCAGTATCGTCGTCACCATGGGTGCTTGGGACTTTGTGGTTGGCATCTTCGTCGGAATCATCTTGGCATGTGTGAGTTTTGTGGTGCAAACCTCACGCAAGTCGGCCATCAGGGCTACATTTTCTGGCAAGATTACGGGCTCGACTGTCAGGAGACCTCCCATCCAGCAGCGATTCTTAAAAGAGGCCGGGCAGCAGAcactcatcatcaagctTGCTGGCTATCTATTTTTTGGGACGATAGTCAGCGTTGAAAGCACGATGCGGGGACTcattgaagaggaagctttTGAGAGACGGCCCATCCGGTTCCTCATCCTGGATTTCTCGCGAGTGTACGGGCTGGACTTTTCCGCGGCAGAAGCGTTCACGCGTATAAACCGGATTCTCCGACGGCGCAATGTGCAGATGACTATATCCGGGCTTGATATGACGAGTGAGGTGGGCAAGAGTCTTCAGAACGTTGGGCTTCTTGCTAGCGAGACTGGGGTTGAGATTTTCAAGGACCTCAATTCGGCTCTTGAATTTTGCGAGAACGATTACCTCAAGGTCTTCTACAGCCATCGTGAGGCATTGATACGGAAGAAGAGCGGATCGCCGCCTCATCTTGAAGTTCCTGTGTCCCAGAACCAATTGCAGGCCGCGGAAGGAATTGTTGGTTCTCCCCGCCGGCTGTACCTCCAACAAGCTGCAACGACCACTCTGCGCGAGGAGGAGACGGCGGCAATGGCTTCGGTTGCCTGGTCAGCGATGCGACAGCCGCTCCCTCTGCTCCTGCAGACCTTTCAGGGGCTCACCACCAAGAACGAGGATTTTTGGTTCAGGGCATGTCCATATTTTGGCCGAGTCTGCTATGCTGCAGGTACCGTGCTGTTCCAAGAGGGCGACTTACCTGACGGGTTTTACCTCCTCGAGTCGGGCATGCTCCGCGCTGAATATGAGCTACCTCAAGGCCGTTATTTCGAACTGATCGTCGGGGGACGGCCGTGTGGCGAGCTGCCGTTTTTCAGCGAAACCCGACGGACTGCGACGGTCAAGGCGGAACAGGACTGCGTGACCTGGTGTCTGAATGCCGATAAATGGAAGCAGttgagggaagaagagcCCGAGATCGCTCAGGAATTGTTGACAGTGAGCTTGAAATTGACGAGTGAGAGAATGGACAGCATCACATCGTAA